One Solanum pennellii chromosome 10, SPENNV200 genomic region harbors:
- the LOC107001395 gene encoding uncharacterized protein LOC107001395: MIDKHRGWHEILPYALLGYRTTVRTSTGATQYLLVYGTKVVITAEVEIPSLRIIQEAELSNAEWVSKRIDQLNLIDEKRMVAVYYGQLYRQRMGLAFYKRVRARNFEVGQLVLKRIFPHQDEYKGKFAPKWQGPYMVRKVLSGGVLVLSEMDGTVWTKPINSDAIKRYYV, encoded by the coding sequence atgattgacaagcATCGAGGTTGGCATGAGATATTACCATATGCTTTATTGGGTTATCGGACAACTGTCAGAACATCGACTGGAGCTACTCAATATTTGCTGGTATATGGAACAAAAGTAGTTATAACTGCTGAAGTTGAGATACCGTctttgagaatcatccaagaagctgagttGAGTAACGCTGAATGGGTTAGCAAGCGGATTGACCAACTTaatttgattgatgagaagagaatggttgccGTCTATTATGGTCAATTGTATAGGCAGAGAATGGGTCTTGCCTTTTACAAGAGAGTAAGAGCCAGAAATTTTGAGGTTGGTCAGTTGGTTCTTAAGcgtatttttcctcatcaagacgagTACAAAGGAAAGTTCGCACCAAAATGGCAAGGTCCTTACATGGTTCGCaaagtattatctggaggtgTTTTGGTCTtgtcggagatggatggcacTGTATGGACCAAACCTATCAACTCAGATGCAATCAAGAGATACTACGTGTGA